One genomic segment of Catalinimonas alkaloidigena includes these proteins:
- a CDS encoding helix-turn-helix domain-containing protein has translation MQSFPLKAKIETHQLFKVSKMKEVIKPTRPHKHDGYFEIILLSEGGGFHTIDDSGHEVIPPLVHILKPGQVHCWDFSQIPKGYVLMFKEEVLRNYPAARNKLYEFQPEIKLKDAHDLMSIFQQCIEEYQQKRGTEEMLYAYLNLIILKLSQKLTHQQHGSQNKLNLLYSYKKLVDQKFHELKLVSEYAEALNSSTARLNEVCQLAIGKNASSIIKERIVLEAKNLLFHTDKTVTEIATDLQFSDTSNFTRFFKTQTRLTPQKYRDMM, from the coding sequence ATGCAAAGTTTTCCTCTTAAAGCCAAGATTGAAACTCATCAGTTGTTTAAGGTGAGTAAAATGAAGGAAGTGATCAAGCCTACCCGTCCGCATAAACATGATGGTTATTTTGAAATTATCCTGCTCAGCGAAGGTGGTGGATTCCATACCATAGATGACAGCGGTCATGAAGTCATCCCGCCTTTAGTACATATTCTTAAGCCCGGTCAGGTACACTGCTGGGACTTTTCACAAATTCCTAAAGGTTATGTGCTGATGTTTAAGGAAGAGGTTTTGCGAAATTATCCGGCTGCACGCAACAAGCTCTATGAGTTTCAGCCTGAAATCAAATTGAAAGATGCTCATGACCTAATGAGTATTTTTCAGCAGTGCATAGAAGAGTATCAACAGAAGAGGGGGACGGAGGAAATGCTGTATGCTTACCTCAATCTGATCATCTTAAAACTTTCGCAGAAGTTAACGCATCAGCAGCATGGTAGTCAAAATAAGCTTAATCTACTTTACAGCTATAAGAAACTGGTAGATCAAAAGTTTCATGAGCTGAAGCTGGTCAGTGAGTACGCAGAAGCGTTGAATAGCTCTACCGCCAGGCTGAATGAAGTATGCCAGCTGGCAATAGGCAAAAATGCCAGTAGCATCATTAAAGAACGCATCGTGCTGGAAGCCAAAAACTTGCTGTTTCATACCGATAAAACAGTTACTGAGATTGCTACGGATCTGCAATTCAGCGATACTTCGAATTTCACCAGATTTTTCAAAACCCAAACCCGGTTGACACCTCAGAAATACCGTGATATGATGTAG
- a CDS encoding DUF547 domain-containing protein produces MKKSLCLLIIFGCTVTNMQAGIDYQSFLQETDSFMRLWANDGKVDYQRIQNHFELIETLYLAIGQVEVSKLTAEETKAFYLNAYNLIVIHQISKYYPLSSPLDHEGFFDREKHLVAGESMTLNHLEIMKIMIPYRDPRIHFALSSAAVSCPRLANFAYLPQKLDEQLDQRIRLSLNNENFIKIDHESRIILISRIFAWYKNDFTYHGKSLKVFINQYRSAKLPENYALDYSEYYWALNAKEVVGR; encoded by the coding sequence ATGAAAAAGTCGCTCTGCTTACTCATCATTTTCGGATGTACTGTTACCAATATGCAAGCCGGAATAGATTATCAGTCTTTTCTTCAGGAGACGGATAGCTTTATGAGGCTTTGGGCAAACGATGGGAAAGTAGACTATCAGAGGATACAGAATCATTTTGAGTTAATAGAAACATTATACCTGGCCATTGGGCAGGTGGAAGTGAGTAAACTAACAGCAGAGGAAACAAAAGCATTTTATCTAAATGCTTACAACCTCATTGTGATACATCAGATTTCAAAATACTATCCCCTGAGTTCTCCCCTGGATCATGAAGGTTTCTTTGACCGAGAAAAACACCTGGTGGCTGGAGAAAGCATGACTCTTAACCATCTGGAAATTATGAAAATCATGATTCCTTACCGTGATCCGCGTATTCACTTTGCGCTTTCCAGCGCTGCCGTTTCATGTCCCCGACTGGCAAACTTCGCCTATCTACCCCAAAAGCTGGACGAACAACTGGATCAGAGGATTCGTTTAAGTTTGAATAATGAAAATTTTATTAAAATAGATCACGAATCAAGAATAATACTGATCTCCCGAATTTTTGCCTGGTATAAGAACGATTTCACCTATCATGGTAAAAGCCTCAAAGTGTTTATCAATCAGTACAGAAGTGCTAAACTTCCTGAGAATTATGCACTGGATTATTCTGAATACTACTGGGCGTTGAATGCAAAAGAAGTAGTTGGCAGATAA
- the purU gene encoding formyltetrahydrofolate deformylase: MDNKKITAILLLSCPDRVGLVSRISHFIFERGGNILDLDEHVDTHQNIFSARVAWDMKNFSIPASKVKEAFAPLANEFDASWRLQFSGVANRLAIFVSKYDHCLQEILWRKSMGEFDFDIPLIISNHPDLQPLARHYDIPYHVFSITKENRMEQEEKEIALLEKHQIDTIVLARYMQIISPQFVAKYPNKIINIHHSFLPAFIGGNPYKQAYERGVKLIGATSHYVTAEIDEGPIIEQDIIRISHKDSVKDLVRKGRDLERLVLARALHHHSEHRILVNENKTIIFD, from the coding sequence ATGGACAACAAAAAGATTACTGCTATACTACTGCTCTCCTGCCCGGACAGGGTGGGCTTAGTTTCCAGAATCTCACATTTTATTTTTGAACGAGGAGGGAATATTCTTGACCTGGACGAGCATGTAGACACGCACCAAAATATATTCTCGGCCAGAGTAGCCTGGGATATGAAAAACTTTTCTATTCCTGCGTCTAAGGTGAAAGAAGCTTTCGCCCCCCTGGCCAATGAATTTGATGCCAGTTGGAGATTACAGTTTTCAGGTGTGGCGAACAGGCTTGCTATATTTGTATCTAAGTATGATCATTGCCTGCAGGAGATACTTTGGCGCAAAAGTATGGGAGAGTTTGATTTTGACATCCCGCTGATCATTTCCAACCACCCTGATCTGCAGCCTTTGGCCAGGCATTACGATATTCCCTATCATGTATTTTCCATTACTAAAGAAAATCGTATGGAACAGGAAGAGAAAGAGATTGCCCTCCTGGAAAAGCATCAGATAGATACGATTGTGCTGGCTCGCTATATGCAAATCATATCTCCGCAATTTGTAGCAAAGTATCCTAATAAGATTATCAACATTCATCATTCTTTTCTACCTGCTTTTATCGGGGGAAATCCTTACAAACAAGCTTATGAGAGAGGTGTAAAGCTCATTGGCGCTACCAGCCATTATGTAACCGCAGAAATCGACGAAGGCCCTATCATTGAGCAGGATATTATCAGAATTTCGCATAAGGATTCAGTGAAAGATCTGGTAAGAAAAGGACGGGACCTGGAGCGTTTGGTACTTGCTCGTGCATTACACCACCACAGTGAACACCGTATTCTTGTAAATGAGAATAAGACCATCATTTTTGATTAA
- a CDS encoding SusC/RagA family TonB-linked outer membrane protein, whose amino-acid sequence MLSTEDQEPLPGVNVLIKHTTLGTLSSIGGQYSLALPDSISDPVLIFSFVGYEEQEVQVGNNTILDIELSSATQQLEEVVVVGYGVIDRDKLAGSVSSIGGEDIESDPVVGLNQAVQGKVAGVQVTQNSGTPGGALNFRVRGITTLNSSTTEPLYVVDGVPVNSDNYGGINAGARQTINPLASINQADVASIEVLKDASATAIYGARAANGVVLITTKKGKSGDSQVNLNAYYGLQELPNTINMANTQEYKQYVADLAALNDWEDPGFAAGDVYTNWQEELYQNKLIEDGEIAPIQSYTLSTSGGSEHTTYYVSGSYFNQEGIVRNSGYERLGLRTNLEHEINDWVKFGTNLSLSRGTTDRIIEDFGGAGPVTLALISRPNIPVYDENGDFYLDTLINRDNPIAAAEVPTYYDQVDRVLGNLYLEVEPLEGLLFRSTFGIDRTDNEGEFYRPREGIIAGMQRQGVRNTNRYLTFTWLNENTLTYHKTIGDHEFTALVGNTLQRASINQLSTAANGFATDEVVIVNNATSYNVSEREESWSLASFISRINYIFKDRYILTANYRIDGSSRFGQENLYGAFPSVAAAWRISEENFIQNIPTIDNLKLRASWGKSGNQPRDFYNAVPLYSISVYYGDYVGFIPQTIGNDQLGWESTTQYNIGLDLGLFENRISLLADYFIKKTEDLLTSYRMPQATGTLFTTVNLGNMENKGFEFELSSRNTEGAFSWNTSLNMSFIKNKVTYLAGEEVLDGLDDAYSLQSA is encoded by the coding sequence ATACTATCGACAGAGGATCAGGAGCCTCTTCCCGGAGTGAATGTGCTTATTAAGCATACCACGCTCGGAACATTATCCTCTATAGGAGGACAGTACTCACTAGCCCTACCAGACTCTATCAGTGATCCGGTGCTCATATTCTCTTTTGTAGGCTATGAAGAACAAGAGGTACAGGTGGGAAATAATACTATTCTTGACATTGAGTTAAGTAGCGCTACGCAGCAACTGGAAGAAGTAGTGGTGGTTGGTTATGGTGTGATAGACCGGGACAAGCTAGCCGGCTCTGTCTCTTCTATAGGTGGTGAAGATATCGAATCCGATCCTGTTGTGGGGCTCAATCAGGCTGTGCAAGGCAAAGTGGCCGGTGTACAGGTAACCCAAAACTCGGGCACTCCTGGGGGTGCGCTGAACTTTAGAGTAAGGGGAATTACCACATTAAACTCAAGTACCACTGAACCTCTGTATGTAGTAGACGGTGTTCCGGTAAATTCCGACAATTATGGAGGGATTAATGCTGGTGCCCGCCAGACGATCAATCCTTTGGCTTCTATCAATCAGGCAGATGTAGCTTCTATTGAGGTGCTGAAGGATGCTTCGGCTACTGCTATCTACGGAGCGAGGGCCGCCAATGGGGTGGTGCTGATCACTACTAAAAAAGGGAAAAGTGGTGACAGTCAGGTAAATCTTAATGCTTACTACGGTCTGCAGGAATTACCCAATACGATAAACATGGCCAATACTCAGGAATACAAGCAGTATGTTGCTGATCTTGCCGCACTAAACGATTGGGAGGACCCTGGCTTTGCCGCAGGAGATGTTTATACGAACTGGCAAGAGGAGCTTTACCAGAATAAACTGATTGAGGATGGAGAAATAGCTCCTATTCAAAGCTATACCCTATCTACTAGTGGAGGCAGTGAGCACACCACATATTATGTCTCCGGCTCATATTTCAATCAGGAAGGAATTGTCAGAAACTCAGGGTATGAAAGGCTAGGTCTGAGAACTAATCTGGAACACGAAATAAATGACTGGGTGAAGTTTGGCACTAACCTTAGCTTGTCTCGTGGCACCACTGACAGAATTATTGAGGACTTCGGAGGGGCTGGCCCGGTAACCCTTGCGCTTATTAGTCGCCCCAACATTCCTGTATATGATGAAAACGGAGATTTTTATCTTGATACCCTTATAAATCGCGACAACCCTATTGCCGCAGCAGAAGTTCCCACCTATTATGACCAGGTAGACAGGGTGCTGGGTAATTTATACCTGGAAGTTGAACCTCTTGAAGGATTATTATTCAGGTCTACTTTTGGTATTGACAGAACTGATAATGAAGGAGAGTTTTATCGCCCAAGAGAAGGGATAATAGCCGGAATGCAAAGACAAGGGGTAAGGAACACGAATCGCTATCTCACCTTTACCTGGCTCAACGAAAATACGCTTACCTATCACAAAACTATTGGAGATCACGAGTTTACGGCTCTGGTGGGAAATACCCTGCAAAGAGCAAGTATCAATCAATTATCTACTGCCGCCAATGGTTTTGCTACCGATGAAGTAGTCATTGTAAACAACGCTACCTCCTATAATGTGAGTGAAAGAGAAGAAAGTTGGAGCCTGGCTTCATTTATTTCCAGGATCAATTATATTTTCAAAGATCGTTATATTCTGACAGCCAACTATCGCATTGATGGTTCATCCAGATTTGGTCAGGAAAATCTTTATGGAGCATTTCCTTCTGTAGCAGCAGCCTGGAGAATATCTGAAGAAAATTTCATCCAAAACATACCGACTATCGATAACCTGAAACTGCGTGCCAGTTGGGGTAAGTCGGGAAACCAACCACGAGATTTCTATAATGCGGTTCCGCTTTACAGCATCAGTGTTTATTATGGAGATTATGTCGGATTTATTCCTCAGACCATCGGAAACGACCAGTTGGGTTGGGAGTCTACTACTCAATATAATATTGGCCTGGACTTAGGCCTGTTTGAAAACAGAATTAGTCTTCTGGCCGATTATTTCATCAAAAAAACTGAAGACTTACTGACCAGTTATCGTATGCCCCAGGCTACCGGCACTTTGTTTACTACCGTCAATCTGGGAAATATGGAGAATAAGGGTTTTGAGTTTGAGCTTTCTAGTCGAAACACAGAAGGAGCATTTTCATGGAACACTAGCCTCAATATGTCATTTATCAAAAACAAGGTTACCTATCTGGCGGGAGAAGAGGTATTAGACGGGCTAGATGATGCCTATAGCTTACAGTCAGCCTAA
- a CDS encoding RagB/SusD family nutrient uptake outer membrane protein has protein sequence MYNGNYEQAEALSSEVIDQKPLSLTPDYSSIFINSDEEETLLEIPFDQRSGYNALSALTLPSGEPYNGTAGTPLVVYRQDGISPLLELYTEEDIRFQETLYQQNGEHYIVKYTSINNFDAISLMRVPEILLIYAEAAARNAGSVTQKAFDAYNRVRTRAGVPSDISEFSSVDAFINEIVEEKRREMVLEGEAWFDYVRAGKADELGVTNPDFHIYPIPQIELDVNRKLEQNPGY, from the coding sequence TTGTACAACGGTAATTATGAACAAGCTGAAGCATTATCTTCAGAAGTAATTGATCAGAAACCTCTTTCTTTAACTCCTGATTATAGCTCTATTTTTATCAATAGTGATGAAGAAGAAACTTTACTGGAGATTCCTTTTGATCAGCGTAGCGGATATAACGCATTATCTGCACTTACGTTGCCCTCAGGAGAGCCTTATAACGGTACAGCAGGCACGCCCTTAGTAGTGTACAGGCAAGATGGTATTTCCCCACTCTTAGAACTGTATACAGAGGAGGATATTCGCTTTCAGGAAACACTTTATCAGCAAAATGGAGAACATTATATAGTAAAATATACCTCAATCAATAACTTTGATGCGATTTCGCTCATGAGAGTGCCTGAGATTCTGCTCATTTATGCTGAAGCTGCTGCCAGAAATGCAGGATCAGTTACTCAGAAAGCTTTTGATGCTTATAATCGAGTGAGAACTCGTGCAGGAGTTCCTTCAGATATCTCCGAATTTAGCTCAGTAGATGCATTTATCAATGAGATAGTAGAAGAGAAAAGAAGAGAAATGGTGCTGGAAGGGGAAGCCTGGTTTGACTATGTAAGGGCTGGAAAAGCAGATGAACTGGGTGTTACAAATCCTGACTTCCATATTTACCCCATTCCTCAGATAGAATTAGATGTGAATCGTAAACTTGAGCAGAATCCCGGCTATTAG
- a CDS encoding CsbD family protein → MDDLRIKGRWNEVKGKLKQDYGELTDEDLTYAEGQEDELLGRLQKKTGKSKDELRKKINSY, encoded by the coding sequence ATGGATGATTTAAGAATCAAAGGTAGATGGAATGAAGTAAAAGGTAAGCTTAAGCAGGATTATGGTGAGCTTACCGATGAAGATTTAACCTATGCTGAAGGTCAAGAAGATGAACTTTTAGGGCGGTTACAAAAGAAAACCGGCAAGAGCAAAGATGAATTAAGAAAAAAAATAAACAGTTATTAG
- a CDS encoding zinc-dependent peptidase, which yields MNVFFTVIGFLLFGYLGFWIWYRNRPAYSVPSRFPVEWKELLQKHVHFYQNLNEKEKRRFEKNIRNFLKQVRITGIKVEVTDLDRLLVACSAAIPLFGFPSWKYNYLHEVLLYPASFDRNFSMDNPEEVITGMVGSGRNMDGVMVLSKKSLHNSFGNTSDKHNVGIHEFIHILDKQDGEIDGIPGELNNKEYAKPWLRLMRREMQRIRKGKSDIDAYAATSEEEFLAVASEYFFERPKLFQQKHPDLYKTLRKVYHQDMKRRLRNPFRKPRRIGRNDPCPCGSGEKFKYCCMKN from the coding sequence ATGAATGTATTTTTTACTGTAATAGGATTTTTGCTTTTTGGTTACCTGGGCTTCTGGATATGGTACAGAAACCGTCCTGCTTACTCAGTCCCTTCCAGGTTTCCGGTGGAGTGGAAGGAGCTACTTCAAAAGCATGTTCACTTTTACCAGAACCTGAATGAAAAAGAGAAACGGCGCTTTGAGAAGAATATTCGTAACTTCTTAAAACAGGTACGGATTACGGGCATCAAGGTAGAGGTAACAGATCTGGATCGTTTGCTGGTAGCTTGTAGTGCCGCAATCCCTCTCTTTGGGTTTCCCAGTTGGAAGTACAATTACCTGCATGAAGTCTTACTTTACCCTGCATCATTTGACCGTAATTTTTCAATGGATAATCCCGAAGAGGTAATTACCGGGATGGTGGGAAGCGGGCGAAACATGGACGGAGTGATGGTCCTGAGCAAGAAAAGTTTGCACAATAGCTTTGGCAATACCAGTGATAAACATAATGTAGGCATTCACGAGTTTATCCATATTCTGGACAAGCAGGATGGTGAAATTGATGGCATTCCCGGGGAATTAAATAATAAAGAATATGCGAAGCCATGGCTCAGACTCATGCGCAGGGAAATGCAGCGTATTCGCAAGGGCAAGAGTGATATTGATGCGTATGCGGCCACAAGTGAGGAAGAATTTTTGGCAGTAGCCAGTGAATATTTTTTTGAAAGACCTAAGCTGTTTCAGCAGAAACACCCTGATTTATACAAAACCCTGCGCAAAGTGTATCATCAGGATATGAAAAGAAGGCTGCGTAATCCCTTTCGTAAGCCTCGCCGCATTGGGCGTAATGACCCTTGCCCCTGTGGGTCAGGTGAAAAATTCAAGTACTGCTGTATGAAAAACTAA
- a CDS encoding phosphoenolpyruvate carboxylase → MNLTNAKIQNYNKQVGLKFQLYNSLFTALPFHRVEKTGVLLSTFLLHCEEGYNKQQSPVEIIDTFFQQYTSYQNEQEQIDLLFRFVQYAERQVVLFDAVEDAAFGDIYDLNGIGTLKHLQSEVLHSNKRAQLAEKLKDFSVRLVLTAHPTQFYPSEVLGIINDLSNAIIRDNTAEVNSFLQQLGKTPFFKKEKPTPYDEAVNLIWFLQNRFYPAAGRIMSNFKNQFQEEVNEENPLIRLGFWPGGDRDGNPYVKVNTTLKVAAELRTGILNAYYIDVHQLKSRLTFKGVSNVVASLEEKIHQNLSDPNHHADLTKEEIISTLKQIRTTLMEQHNGLFQEMVENLLRKVELFGLYFATLDIRQDSSVHSELMAEIAQHSSALPDNYTELSEAEKIDALLNIQETLDPSIFENELFRDTLETISAIKTIQKRNGENGCHRYIISHSTSALDVMHVYGLFKLGGWKTDELKVDIVPLFESIEDLRNAAKVMKTLYENEAYRKHLSKRNNIQTIMVGFSDGTKDGGYLMANFSIYKAKEALTQISKEYGIQVVFFDGRGGPPARGGGRTHQFYASLGSNIANKEIQLTIQGQTISSNFGTVDSAQFNMEQLMHAGISNALFYSDKLTQTKEEDDLLLSLSEKSYEAYNALKNHPGFLEYLNEVSPLRYYGQANIGSRPSKRKPGKLNLDDLRAVPYVGSWSQLKQNLPGYYGVGIALEKLEAEGKWEEVRQLYQSSLFFKTLMDNCEMAMCKSFFPLTAFLAEHPKYGALWTLIHEEFQRTKTQMLKLAGTTHLMEDKPINRLSIQMRQRIELPLLTIQQYALNKIREVREGGSDSESANMNVYEKMVVRCSFGIINAGRNSA, encoded by the coding sequence ATGAACCTAACTAACGCTAAAATCCAAAACTATAATAAGCAAGTAGGCTTAAAGTTTCAGTTGTATAATAGCCTCTTTACTGCCCTCCCCTTTCATCGGGTAGAAAAAACAGGAGTGCTACTATCCACTTTTTTATTACACTGTGAGGAAGGCTATAACAAACAGCAAAGCCCGGTAGAGATCATAGATACCTTTTTCCAGCAGTATACTTCTTACCAAAATGAACAGGAGCAAATCGACTTGCTATTCAGGTTTGTACAATACGCTGAACGGCAGGTAGTACTTTTTGATGCTGTAGAAGACGCTGCCTTCGGTGACATTTATGACCTGAATGGAATTGGTACCCTTAAGCATTTACAATCAGAGGTATTACATTCTAATAAGAGAGCTCAACTGGCTGAAAAGCTCAAAGATTTTTCGGTAAGGTTAGTGCTTACAGCCCACCCTACGCAGTTTTACCCTAGTGAAGTATTGGGAATCATCAATGATCTCTCCAATGCCATTATCAGGGACAATACGGCTGAGGTTAATAGTTTTTTGCAGCAACTGGGCAAAACTCCTTTTTTCAAGAAAGAAAAACCTACTCCCTATGATGAGGCGGTTAACTTGATCTGGTTTTTACAAAACAGGTTTTATCCTGCGGCAGGCCGAATCATGTCTAATTTCAAAAATCAGTTTCAAGAAGAAGTCAATGAGGAAAACCCGCTGATACGCCTGGGCTTCTGGCCCGGTGGTGACCGGGATGGAAACCCTTACGTTAAAGTAAACACTACGCTCAAAGTGGCGGCTGAATTGCGTACAGGCATTCTTAATGCTTACTATATAGATGTACATCAGTTAAAAAGCCGCCTCACTTTTAAAGGCGTATCTAATGTGGTGGCTTCTTTAGAGGAAAAAATCCACCAAAACCTTTCTGATCCCAACCATCACGCTGACTTAACCAAAGAAGAAATTATTAGTACGCTCAAGCAAATACGTACTACGCTGATGGAGCAACATAACGGGCTTTTTCAGGAGATGGTGGAAAATCTTCTTAGAAAGGTGGAACTGTTCGGTCTCTATTTTGCAACCTTGGATATACGGCAGGACAGTTCAGTGCACTCAGAACTAATGGCTGAGATCGCTCAACACTCTTCAGCCCTTCCGGATAACTATACTGAGCTTTCAGAAGCAGAAAAAATTGATGCGCTTTTGAATATTCAGGAAACCCTTGACCCTTCCATTTTTGAAAATGAGTTGTTCAGAGATACTCTGGAGACTATTTCGGCGATAAAGACTATCCAAAAACGCAATGGTGAAAATGGCTGTCATCGTTACATCATCAGTCATAGCACCAGTGCCCTGGACGTTATGCATGTCTATGGCTTATTTAAATTAGGAGGATGGAAGACTGATGAGCTCAAAGTAGATATTGTTCCTCTATTTGAGTCTATTGAGGACCTGAGAAATGCTGCTAAAGTGATGAAGACACTATATGAAAATGAGGCATACCGTAAGCATTTGTCAAAGCGTAATAATATACAAACCATAATGGTGGGATTCTCTGACGGAACAAAAGACGGAGGCTACCTGATGGCTAATTTTAGTATCTATAAAGCCAAAGAGGCACTTACACAAATTTCCAAAGAATACGGCATACAGGTAGTATTTTTTGACGGAAGAGGGGGCCCTCCTGCACGTGGAGGGGGAAGGACCCACCAGTTTTACGCCTCTCTGGGAAGCAATATCGCTAACAAAGAAATTCAGCTTACTATTCAGGGACAAACTATCAGTTCTAATTTCGGTACAGTAGATAGTGCTCAGTTCAACATGGAGCAACTGATGCATGCCGGTATCAGTAATGCGCTTTTCTACTCCGATAAGCTCACACAAACCAAAGAAGAGGATGATTTACTCTTAAGCTTATCAGAAAAAAGCTATGAAGCTTACAATGCACTAAAAAATCACCCTGGCTTTTTAGAGTACCTGAATGAAGTAAGTCCACTTCGCTATTATGGTCAGGCAAATATTGGTAGCCGCCCCTCCAAACGTAAGCCCGGTAAGCTGAACCTGGATGACCTCAGGGCTGTGCCTTATGTAGGGTCATGGAGCCAACTCAAGCAAAACCTTCCCGGTTACTATGGGGTAGGCATCGCCTTAGAAAAATTGGAAGCTGAAGGCAAATGGGAGGAAGTACGGCAATTGTATCAAAGCTCCCTCTTTTTTAAGACATTGATGGATAATTGCGAGATGGCCATGTGCAAATCTTTTTTCCCGCTTACGGCATTTCTTGCTGAGCACCCTAAATATGGTGCCTTATGGACCTTAATCCATGAAGAGTTTCAGCGTACTAAAACTCAAATGCTTAAGCTAGCTGGTACAACTCACCTGATGGAAGATAAACCCATCAATCGTCTTTCCATACAAATGCGTCAACGCATTGAGTTGCCCTTACTTACTATTCAGCAGTATGCCCTTAACAAGATTCGGGAAGTAAGAGAAGGTGGTTCTGATTCTGAAAGTGCCAATATGAATGTGTATGAAAAAATGGTGGTACGCTGCTCTTTTGGTATTATCAATGCGGGTAGAAATTCCGCTTAA
- a CDS encoding PAS domain-containing sensor histidine kinase, with the protein MDQTAYLEEPYKESSKQYLTYLKDKFNDSGQTLLPKIHQIPLAVCVSSEEGILEQVNDAYCALYQYSSDELLGQHFTIVVPEASKTKLVQLHENFMTQKHEMADEWEVQRRDGSLITVYANAAYVVMDGAPKKVTFVVDISDTKKTERELKETISKLNALVTSQEHAMELLLHDLRGPVGNILSLSELMLDERFTSEQQTEITKRLQQSAQRAFDLTNRLYGIVQIESDQYSPNPAVFDLHKMLGDVWADLSILVETKKLALRTKKDAACQQELMLSSDAFLFNIIFYNLLKNAVEASPKSEQISVELKQVDRCLHITIHNQGEIPPEVQQNFFQKYITSGKAKGTGLGTYLVKKSVALLQGDISFSSTAEEGTSLYLQFPISIVNKNEEY; encoded by the coding sequence ATGGACCAAACAGCGTATCTCGAAGAACCATATAAAGAAAGCAGCAAACAATACTTAACCTATTTAAAAGACAAATTCAATGATAGTGGTCAAACACTTTTACCAAAAATACACCAAATTCCTCTTGCCGTATGTGTCAGTAGTGAGGAAGGCATTTTAGAGCAGGTCAATGATGCATATTGTGCTCTCTATCAGTATTCAAGTGATGAGCTGCTGGGGCAGCACTTTACAATAGTGGTTCCTGAAGCCAGTAAAACAAAACTTGTACAGCTGCATGAGAATTTTATGACTCAAAAGCATGAAATGGCGGATGAATGGGAAGTACAGCGAAGAGATGGAAGCCTGATTACAGTATATGCGAATGCTGCTTATGTAGTGATGGATGGTGCGCCCAAAAAGGTAACTTTTGTAGTTGATATCTCAGACACCAAGAAAACAGAGAGAGAACTCAAAGAAACCATAAGTAAGCTGAATGCTCTGGTTACTTCTCAGGAGCATGCTATGGAGCTACTATTGCATGACTTAAGGGGGCCGGTCGGCAATATCCTTTCTTTGTCTGAATTAATGTTGGATGAGCGTTTTACGAGTGAACAGCAGACAGAGATAACGAAACGCTTACAACAATCTGCACAAAGAGCATTTGACCTTACTAACCGTTTATACGGCATCGTACAGATTGAAAGTGATCAGTATAGCCCAAACCCCGCTGTTTTTGATTTGCATAAAATGTTAGGTGACGTCTGGGCTGACCTTTCAATTTTAGTAGAGACAAAAAAGCTGGCGTTACGAACAAAAAAAGATGCCGCCTGCCAACAAGAACTAATGCTTAGCAGCGATGCTTTCCTTTTTAATATTATATTCTATAACCTGTTAAAGAACGCCGTAGAAGCCTCGCCCAAATCTGAGCAAATTAGCGTTGAGCTCAAGCAAGTAGATAGATGCTTACATATCACGATTCATAATCAAGGTGAAATTCCTCCGGAAGTTCAGCAGAACTTTTTCCAAAAATATATTACCTCCGGTAAAGCTAAGGGGACAGGCTTAGGTACATATTTGGTCAAAAAATCAGTTGCGCTTTTGCAGGGGGATATTTCTTTTAGCAGTACAGCAGAAGAAGGAACTTCTCTTTATTTACAATTTCCGATTAGCATTGTTAATAAGAACGAAGAATATTGA